The stretch of DNA CCGTTAAGCCGGATTCAGGGAGTGGGGTCTGTCACTCTCTATGGCTCTCAGAACGCAATGCGTATCTGGTGCGATCCCGACAAAATGCGGCAGTACAGGCTGAATCCTCAGGACGTTCTGACCGCTATACGTGAACAAAATTCTCAGGTTGCAGGCGGGCAGGTGGGCGAATCACCTGCTCCCCCCGGTCAGGAAATAAATATTGCCATCAATGCCTCCTCGAGTCTGGAGACCGTGGAGCAGTTTGAGCAAATACTTCTGCGCGTGGAAGAGAACGGGGCAGTTCTGTTGCTCAAGGATGTTGCCCGCATCGAGCTCAATGAAGAAAGCGCAACAGGCGGGACCTATTTTAACGGCCACGCGGGAACAGGGTTGTCATTCAAACTTTCCTCCGGAGCCAACGTCCTGAAAACCACTCAGGCCATCAAGGCCGAACTGGAAGCGCTTGCCGCCTTTTTCCCGCCGGGGCTCACTTACGCCTATGCCGAAGACAAGGCGCCCATTGTAGAAAAATCCATACAATCAGTTGTTCGCACTCTTCTCGAGGCCATAGCCCTGGTCGTGGTGGTGATGTTCTTGTTCCTGCAAAGCTTCCGCGCCACGCTTGTTTCGGCCATCGCTGTTCCGGTAGTTTTGCTCGGTGTATTTGCGGTGCTGGCGGTTGCCGGTTTTTCCATCAACACGCTGACCATGTTCGGCATGGTTCTGGCGATCGGCCTGTTGGTCGATGATGCCATTGTCGTGGTGGAAAACGTGGAACGCCTGATGCGGGAGGAGAAACTCTCTGCCAGAGAAGCCGCGCTCAAATCCATGCGTCAGATAACCGGGGCACTTGTCGGCGTTGCCGTGGTTATTTCCGCCGTATTCATTCCCATGGCCTTCATATCTGGTTCAACAGGCTCTATTTTCAGGCAATTTTCCATTACCATCGTTGCCTCCATGGTGCTTTCCGTTGTTGTGGCCATTGTGCTTACACCGGCTTTGTGCGCCACCATCCTGACAGTAAAGAAGCACAGAGCGGAGGCTGGTGTGTTCGGCAGATTCAACAGGTGGTTCGACGCGCTCACCGGACGGTACGCCGTTCAGGTGGCTGGTATTGTGAAACGGCCCAAAACGTGGACGACCACAGTTGTCTTTGTGGTCGCGATGTGCGCGGTGTTGTTCTCGCGCCTGCCGGATTCTTTTTTGCCCGACGAAGATCAGGGAATCTTATATGTCGATGTGCAGCTTCCGTCCGGCGCATCACAGGAGCGTACCGAGAAAATAGTCAAAGAAATCGATGAGTATTTCCGCACTGAGGAGAAAGATGCCATCCAAAGTGTCATGTCGGTCGTGGGTTGGGGCTTCAGTGGCTCAGGCCAGAGTTCGGCCATGGTGTTCCCCTTGCTGAAGGACTGGAGCGAACGGGGACAGGGGCAAGGTGTCTTTGATGTTATGGAGCGGGCTTCCGCCCGTTTTTCGTCCATTCATGGTGCAGACATTGTCGTTATGGCACCACCGGCTGCCATGGATCTCGGCACGTCCTCAGGCTTTGAAATGGAGCTGATGGATCGCGGAGGCAACGGCCGTGCGGCTCTGCTCAAAGCCAAGGATGCTCTGCTGGAAGACGCCGCGAAAAGGCCCTCCGTCTCCTACGCCCGTTATGGCGGAATGGAGGACGCAGAGCAATATGACCTTCTGATTAATAATGGAAAAGCAGGCGCATACGGCCTTTCCAGAGGGGACATTAATAACGCCATCAGCGCATACTGGGCTGGGGAGTATATCAACGACTTTTCGGACCGGGGCAGAACGAAAAAGGTGTATTTTCAGGCTGAACCATCGTTTCGGACCGGCGTGGACGACTTCAGGCGCTATTACCTGCGCAACGCCAAAGATGAAATGGTGCCGTTCAGCAACTTTCTTGCTGTGAAGTCGGGTTTAGCCTCGCCAAGCCTGACGCGCTATCAAGGGATTCCATCAGTGAAAATCGAAGGGGCCGCAGTTCAAGGGAAAAGTTCCGGACAGGCGATGCTGGAAATGGAAGAAAGTGCGGCAAAACTGCCTTCCGGTTTTGACTATGCATGGACGGGCCTTTCATACCAGCAGCGCATGGCCTCCAATCAGGCTCCACTGCTGTACGCCATTTCCATCATCGTTGTTTTTCTGAGCCTTGCAGCGTTGTACGAAAGTTGGACGATTCCCCTGGCGGTGCTCATGGCGGTCCCCACAGGCGTAATTGGAGCCCTGGGTGGGGTGTACCTTCGCGGCATGAATAACGACATCTATTTTCAGATAGCCCTGCTCACCATCGTTGGCCTGTCCGCCAAGAACTCCATCCTGATAGTGGAATTCGCAAGAGCTTTGCACCATGAGGGGAAAGATCTGCTCACGGCCACCGTGGAAGCTTCGCGTCTCCGTTTGCGGCCCGTGCTCATGACCTCGCTGTGCTTCATTCTTGGTGTTGTGCCTTTGGCCTTCAGCACCGGCGCCGGTTCCGCAGCGCAGAACGCCCTCGGAACGGCCGTAATGGCGGGTATGATCACCGCAACGGGACTCGGTGTTTACTACACACCGCTGTTCTTCGTTCTGGTGACCAGGTTGTTTGGGCGAAAAAAGGGTCATGAACATGCTCCGGCCTCATCGACGGTTCCTAACGCATAAGCTGGAAAAGTCTCTCGCGGATACGGATAACTAACTTCCGGAAGGGAGGATATACAGGTGACGAGGATCAAAACAGAAAGGCTGCTTATACGGAATTTTGAGACCAAAGATGCTGAAGGGGTGTTTGCATATCTTTCGCATCCTCGTGCGAATTGCTTTCTTGCGGAAAGAGTCCGCACGCTGGAAGAGGCTGCTGCCACTGTTGCGCGCAAAAGTCAGGACGAATTGCAGCTGGCCGTTTGTTTACAGGAAACAGACTCCGTTATCGGTGAGGTCTTCGCGATTAAAGAGGAGCCCGACACGTATAGCGTGGGTTGGAACTTCAACGCGCAGTATGAGGGTAAGGGATATGCAAGTGAAGGGGCGAGGGCATTCCTCGATTTCCTTTTCACCAGCAGGGGAGCAAGGCGAATTTATGGATACGTAGAAGAGACGAATCACAGCTCCCAAAAGCTCTGTGAACGCCTCGATATGTGCAGAGAGGGGTTTTTCATAGAGTTTGTAACTTTCACCAACAATCCTGATGGCACACCGAAATATGAAAACACCTTTGTCTATGCGGTTTTGAAAAGAGAGTGGGAATTCTGCAAGATGCTCAACTCACAGTATTTCGACCAGCCTTAGAGTTTGCTCAAAGATTCACCGGAAGCGCGGCATTACGTTGACGTTGAAATAACAATACAACGCAAGGAGTTGCTATGAACATCGGGACAGTCGGTACGCTTGGAACAAATGTTGATGAGATGCAAAGTACACAGCGCACAGGCCAGAATATAAAGGCGGGTGCGAAAAACGAAACTGCGGCGGCGCATGGGGATACTGTAGTCATTTCCGAGGAAGGGCGCAGAAAATCCACGGAGCTGCGGACGGACGCCTCCGGCAAGGATGCATCTGGTGGTGCATCCAATTCCGGGAAAGGTAGCGTCGATGTGCATGCCGCCAGCAGCGTGAATGTCACCGACCTTGAGAAGGAACTGCAAACTAAAAAGGGCGAGGTCAAATCGAAACAGGCGAAACTGGATGAGGCAGCGCAGGCGGCAGCGAATGATCCCTCAAAGGAAGAGCAGGTAAAGAAACTCAAAAATCAGGTGGATCAACTGGAAAAGGAAGCATCGAAGATTCAGTCCAAAGTGTATTCCTCAAAATGATCCACTTCCCCAATGATGCTCCACTTTCCGAGCCGTATAAGAGGCCGTCATGCTTGTCAGGACGGCCTCTTTCTCGGTAACCGTTCAGCACCTTCTTGA from Desulfovibrio subterraneus encodes:
- a CDS encoding efflux RND transporter permease subunit gives rise to the protein MAAFFINRPIFAWVIAIVIMLAGVLALGRLPVAHYPDIALPQISISAQYPGASASIVDRSVTQIIEQQLKGLDNLLHMSSTSGSSSGSEINLTFTAGTDIDTAQVQVQNKLQQAMSLLPEAVQRQGVQAFKAVENSFMTVALYDARNMMRASDISDYVASSLVDPLSRIQGVGSVTLYGSQNAMRIWCDPDKMRQYRLNPQDVLTAIREQNSQVAGGQVGESPAPPGQEINIAINASSSLETVEQFEQILLRVEENGAVLLLKDVARIELNEESATGGTYFNGHAGTGLSFKLSSGANVLKTTQAIKAELEALAAFFPPGLTYAYAEDKAPIVEKSIQSVVRTLLEAIALVVVVMFLFLQSFRATLVSAIAVPVVLLGVFAVLAVAGFSINTLTMFGMVLAIGLLVDDAIVVVENVERLMREEKLSAREAALKSMRQITGALVGVAVVISAVFIPMAFISGSTGSIFRQFSITIVASMVLSVVVAIVLTPALCATILTVKKHRAEAGVFGRFNRWFDALTGRYAVQVAGIVKRPKTWTTTVVFVVAMCAVLFSRLPDSFLPDEDQGILYVDVQLPSGASQERTEKIVKEIDEYFRTEEKDAIQSVMSVVGWGFSGSGQSSAMVFPLLKDWSERGQGQGVFDVMERASARFSSIHGADIVVMAPPAAMDLGTSSGFEMELMDRGGNGRAALLKAKDALLEDAAKRPSVSYARYGGMEDAEQYDLLINNGKAGAYGLSRGDINNAISAYWAGEYINDFSDRGRTKKVYFQAEPSFRTGVDDFRRYYLRNAKDEMVPFSNFLAVKSGLASPSLTRYQGIPSVKIEGAAVQGKSSGQAMLEMEESAAKLPSGFDYAWTGLSYQQRMASNQAPLLYAISIIVVFLSLAALYESWTIPLAVLMAVPTGVIGALGGVYLRGMNNDIYFQIALLTIVGLSAKNSILIVEFARALHHEGKDLLTATVEASRLRLRPVLMTSLCFILGVVPLAFSTGAGSAAQNALGTAVMAGMITATGLGVYYTPLFFVLVTRLFGRKKGHEHAPASSTVPNA
- a CDS encoding GNAT family N-acetyltransferase → MTRIKTERLLIRNFETKDAEGVFAYLSHPRANCFLAERVRTLEEAAATVARKSQDELQLAVCLQETDSVIGEVFAIKEEPDTYSVGWNFNAQYEGKGYASEGARAFLDFLFTSRGARRIYGYVEETNHSSQKLCERLDMCREGFFIEFVTFTNNPDGTPKYENTFVYAVLKREWEFCKMLNSQYFDQP